A window of Panthera tigris isolate Pti1 chromosome A3, P.tigris_Pti1_mat1.1, whole genome shotgun sequence genomic DNA:
ACCACAAGTGGTGGAAAGGTAGTAGCAGCTACCTTTTAAAACGAGGACCCAGAGTGAAAAGCAGCCAAGAGTCCGggtatggaaaacaatttatactaggggctcctggctggcttagtcagtaacaCATGGgactccttttttaatttaatttaatttatttatttatggggggggggagcgcaTGTGCGTGCActcccctggggggtgggggaggggcagagagcaagggaaagaaaggacCCCGAGCAGCCTCCTcggatgtcagcgcagagccccccaCGGGGCTTTAACCCCCCCagccgtgagactgtgacctgagccgaaaccaagagtcggatgctgaaccagctgagccacccaggtgcccgagcatgggactcttgatcttggggtcgtgagttcaagccccacgttgggttcagAGTTTACTTCCAAACAAAAAGCAGGAGTCTGGTATGCTGCTGGGAACTCAGTGCAGATCTGTAGAGTGACTGGGTCCCCGTCATCAGGTTATGCCTTCACGTTATATactgttttgaaataaataacGGACGTGTATGATTTGGAGGTAAATAAATGCATCATTTGGTCATAGGCTGCCAGCTCCTGAGAAGCCACATCCGGACTAAAGCAGAGGAAGGCCCATCGCCTAGACGTACTCGGAGACTGAAGTGCCTCGTGTTGGGTAAGTCTGCTTTACTATGTTAACACAGGGCAGCTGAGGTagcatttttagaattttgtgcAAGGACGGAAACCGGTTGGGGCTTGAGAGTTCCTGTCGTTGCACCTTCTTCCGTCACTTTGTCCACCGGCACggatgtttctctttctttgtatgaTGATCAGGGATCTAGGCGTATCCGAAGGGCTAGGGAGGCACCGTTTGTTCCCAGCGGAATGGCAGGCCTTGCAGCAATTGCTGCGTATGGACCATATCCATTGAAGAGCAGGGAAGATACTAGAAGGTCTGTTCAGCTGATCCACGTGTGCGTGGCAGCCCAAGGCTTTGTCGTGGGAGCAATGACTCTGGGTGTGGGCTATTCCGTGTGTAAGGAATTCTGGGAAAAACCTAAACCTTAGAAAAAGAGAAgctgtcatggggcgcctgggtggctcagtcggttgggcgtccgacctcagctcaggtcatgatctcacggtttgtgggttcgagccccgcgttgggctctgggctgacggctcagagcctggagcctgcttcggattctgtgtctccctcgctctctgcccctcccccgctcatgctcggtctctctctctttctcaaaaataaacattccaaaaaaaaaacatttaaaaagaaaaagagaagccatCCTGGTGTTGTTGGTGGTGCTTGCTCTGTACATCGCACGTTGAGCTTATATGTTGAAAATCAATGGCTTGAATGGGTCAGACAACAACGTGGGAATTTAAATACTGTCTTCCTTTCTTGCAGGCTCAATTTGCCTGGTAACCAAATTACTAGTGACTAGTTAGCTGGGTCATTCCGGGGAGTCACATTAGCCCAGAGGAAACACGTCACTTATAAACGTACTCGTTAGTGGTAAAACGTGCATCTTCTTAAAGTCTTCTGACGAAATGAGTGGCAAAGAGAACAACTTGGCAATCCCGAACTCCTCCCAGTGGCTGCAGACTGTCACGTGCTTTGGATGTTCTGTAGGAATCCTGtgtaatttaacttttttctgcctgttttgCAGACTGGTCGAGTACTTCAGTTTCTAGGGCTGGTTGCCTCTTAGACTCCTTTCAGAGCAACGCATAGAATATGCTTGCCCACAactgaacgtgtgtgtgtgtgtgtgtgtgtgtgtgtgtgtttaaaccaAACCTAAAAACCTGATGACAGCTGCTTAGAAGTAGTATTTATTTCAGAATCATGCGTACACATGAGAATAACTTAAGTATGGGTCCCAGTTTAGCTTTTTTTTATAACTGCAGAATTATATTTATGCTGCTGTTGTAttagaataattttgaaatgtcatCTGGAAATGGGAATGTGTATTTTAAGGACTAATGCAAAGGTAAatggaaaacactttttaaatgtatgaaatttgtttatgtttctttgtaAGAAGCATAGATGTGAACCAATTACCTATAATCGAAGTGAGTAGTGATTTGTCAGCAAGGTGGTTTGGTCGGACATTATACACAAACTTTGGTATGTTTCAGAATGCTTTATTGCACTTGTGGAATTTTCTTGTCTGACCTGAATTTACATTCCGTGGTGATAACATGGTAAATGTAGTGTTATTAAAGtaagtgaacacacacacacacacacacacacacacacaatttgtgcAAGGACGAAGGACATTTACGTCCGTGTGATTCTCTGAGAATGATGGCCCCTGGGGTTGGGCAATAGATTGCTCCTGTCTTCCAGCAGGGTTTCTTCCATGGCCACTCTGCTTTCCTTCCAGAACGCCCTCCCCGCCTGGACCATGGGGAGACTGCCAATCAAGGTGCCTTATTGTGTctcccccacccactcacccagaGATCAGCCAATTAGAGAGCTCTATTCCAGTCTCCTACCAACAGTGCCTCCCTGATTGGTTCAGAGATGAGCAAGGGCTCACACTGAGCCTATCAGAGCACGCCTTGGGACTCCTCTGCCAGAGTTAGCATGGAGAATAAATTTAGCCTTAAAGGTTAAGGAAAACTCCCGAAATTGGATGCCTTTAGGTCCAAGTTAAACTCCGCTTCAGCTCTGTCCCAGACATTAGATCTACTTAGTGGCCTTATCTCGAAGGCAAAGAGATTTCTGTCCCTCCCCGTAATGGCCGTCCTCACAATACCGATTCACATATACCCAGAAATTCAATTTGGGAAGAGAGATGGGCTGGCAATTGTAGGGGGAAAGTAGTGGCCTCCTAGCTTTATATTTagagtattctttaaaaaaaaaaaaaaaaaaaaaaatggaggggtgCTTGGCTAGCTCAGTGGGTGGagacgtgactcttgatcttgaggttcttgatcttgaggttgtgagtttgagccccatgttgggtgtagagattacttacagttaaaatcttggggtgcctggtgactcagttaagcatccgacttcgtctgaggtcatgatctcaccgttggtgactTTTAGCCCCGtggggggctctgggctgacagctcagagcctggagcccactttggattctgtgtctccctctctctctgccccctcctctgctctccctctctctctctctttcaaatataaacttaaaaaaaaaaaaaaaaattaaatgtaaaatctttaaaaaaaaaaaaaaaaaggcagaggggaggggaactCTGGTTGCATATTGGTACCAACAGTGACCAGGTTTAAATTTGGatgctgttggggcgcctgggtggctcagtcggttgggcagccgacttcggctcaggtcatgatcttgcggtctgtgagttcgagccccgcatcgggctctgcgctgacagctcagagcctggagcctgcttcatattttgtgtctccctctctctgaccctcccctgttcatgctctgtctctccctgtctcaaaaataaataaacgttaaaaaaaaaaaaattaaatttggatgCTGAATTCCTGGCACTGAAGGGTTTGACCCAGCCTCTCATGCTTACTCCTGTCTATTGCACGGTGATTCTATGCTAGTCATTGTGATAAGCTCTGAGAACACAACCATGAGAAGACGTACCGTGCTGGGGAGGAACAGCAGAACATCAGAATTCAGCTCCCCCTGGCCATTCGCTATGAGAATTATTTTCGAAACCCACTTACCAAGAGCCCCCGGCTGTGTAGCCTCAAATCTAACAGACCCATTTTCTTCCTCAGGGTACTTGAAATTCGATAAATTCCAGAAAATATTCTCAGATTTGTCTCCCACCCTTGCTACCTGGTCACTGAACTTGAAACAAGTTGAACTTTCcgagtttggttttattttgtgggggccatttgttttttatttcaaaataaattgatcACAGAGGTTATCCAGATTCCAGAGTtgttaaaaagtgggcaaaaaggTTTGAATTATGGGTTACGTGAGCGGCTCCgtcggtggagcatccaactcttgatttccgctcaggtcacactctaccggttcatgggattgagccccttcatggtattagcatggagcccacttgggattttccctctccctctctttctctctctctgcactcctcccctgctctctcgctctgtctccaaaacaaaaaacaaaaaaaaaactgaacttaaaaaaaaaaaaatgtttttaaaaactcaatccaaaagaaagcaagaaaaaataaaaagataaaataaaataaaataaaataaaataaaaataaaaatcactgtaaGTATAAATGTGTAAATGACCTAAACATTCCGATTAAAAAACCGGAGCTTGTCGGGCTGCATAAAAAGGCAAGAGCCAGgccacctgggtgggtcagtcagtcaGTTGCGTGTCAGTTgagtcttgggatcgagccccgccttgggctccccggccgagcatggagcctgcttgggatgctctttctctctctttcgaTGCccctctctaagaaaaaaaaaaaaagacaggggccAAAAAaccaactttaaatataaagacacagattagaggggcgcctgggtagctcagtcagttaagcctccgactcgatttcagctcaggtcatgatttcacaggattctctctctccctctctctctgcctctccccgccccccccccgccccccgtctcaaaaataaataaacattaaaaaaaaaaaaacgacagcTAAGATTCTtttgaggacctactgtgtgccaggctatTACCATTTACTTTATTGTTATGAGAGGGCACTCTGCTTCtgtccccccacctttttttttttttttttagagagagagagagcgagcatgcgtgcacaagcagggggcaggggcagagggagagagaatcttaagcaggctccacactcagcgcagagcctgacaaggggttcgatcccacaacggcgagatcatgacctgagccaaagtcgggtcgaatgctcagctgactgagccacccaggcgccccacttctgtCTCACTTTAGAGCCGATCATAAAAGGGACTGTGAAtgcagggggggggggacctCAAGTTCCGATCATCACAAATTCTGGATATCTTCACTTACACACGTTTTTCACTCTTCCTGCCTAGTTAGGGGGCCGAAAATGGAGAACAGAGTAACTGGTTCATCTCCCATGTTTCCCTGGCTCATAGGATCGCTTTGCTTCACTATTTTAGCCCCAGAGGCTGGGCGCTGCGTTACGATAAAGTTTTCTTAACGGAGATGGAAATATAGTCGCATAACGTTGTTATGCCTCGTGAaatagccttctttttttttttttttttttttctcagccattAGCCGGAATAAAGTGTTGCaccttgctgtgtgtgtgtgcactgcgTGTAAACTGAACACCGTACCCCTCCCTTTCAAAGATTTTCAACCgcctccacacccccaccccacccccacccagcttaACATGTTTCCTTCTATTGTGAAGAGAAAATTCCGTGCATGCAGAAGCTGAGgctcatgaattttttttctcctcaaggTGCTTACCTAAGATGAGCTTCGCGATTGGAATGCAAAGGGGCATCAAACAGAATCTCAATCGCATTAGAGAAGATAAGCAGTTATCAGATGGCTTGACTGATTGGGTGGTTAAGGATTTTGCTAAGGAAGCCACTTTCGGTACTGCATTCGAGGGGCTTAAGCTGGAGGTGGCCTGGTAAAGTCCTGTCACTAACTTGCTTTTGGTAATATCATTTTTCCCCCCTATCTGTTGCTGCCAACCCAGGTTgtgattttccaaataaaaagccTGGAAGATCTCCCTACTTTCCTGCCCACCGAGGCAGTCCCCAAATCAGTGGGGTCATCCCCCCTGCAATCAAAGTCACCGGTCTTCTTCTAAAACGAGGGTGTGGAAATAAGTCTGTGTGGGGCTCCCTGCCAAGATGCGCGCAAGTAAAATTCCAAGCCCACCCGTGGAAATTCTGAGATTCGAAAACCAAAGTGCACAACCGCCTCCCAAGCAGACTAACCATTTCgaatccatttcttttctttctgcctaaagACATTCTCAGCATCTGAAAAAGCCCATTCAGCGGGCAAGAGGTGATAATTATCCTACTCCTAAAAATGACGAGGATTTAAAAAGCCAGATGCCAACCCAGGGAGACTAGGGCTTAACAGGGCTTTGGGCAGAGGGACCCAGAGAAGTTTCCCATCTGCAGTGCGTAACTTGAAGGGAAATCCTGACTCCAATTATAAAGCAAAGACAAAATCCCTTGAATCCTTTCAATACATCCATCTTCCCTAGCCAAATtgtgttctttttcctccccacACCCTACGCCCTCCCGCATTTCCATAAACAATATGACTATCGGCTGAGCCCCTTGGTCAGCAAATAAAGGCAGAGGGCTAAGTAAATTTGCTTCCCAGCAATTATTTTTGTGAGGTCACGGAGTTAAGCATTAAAAGAACACGACTGCGGCTGGGGGTATTCAGTAACTGTATGATTTGTGCTCAAAACTGACAAAAGGGCTCGGCCAGTCTTTTACTTCCATACCCACAGAAATCATTGACCACAAGGGCTTTGTTCCCTAAATTCATCTAAGAGGAATCTTTCACATGAACGCCCCTGCATGACAGCTAATCCCTCCTGCACTCTGCTTGCCAAAGAAAGTCCGTTTGGTTAGTCGGTCTGAGTCTACACCTGCAAATTATCAGGATAattatgatctttaaaaaaaaaaaatggaagaaagtaaaagaaaagacaaaggttgGGGGCGggctggggagaaaaaggaaaatctaccAAGATCTTTAGTCTCCGGAGTAGGAATTAGCCAGCTTTGTCTGtaatggggcagagagggagtattttcttttttttttttttttttttttaacgtttatttatttttgagacagagagagacagagcatgaacgggggagggtcagagagagagggagacacagaatctgaaacaggctccaggctccgagctgtcagcacagagcccgacgcggagctcgaactcatggaccgcgagatcgtgacctgagccgaagtcggctgctcaaccgactgagccacccaggctccctaagaGGGAGTATTTTCAGCTTTGAGGGTCATACACAGGGTTTGTGTGGCGAGATCACTAACTCTGCCTTGTGGCGTGAAAGCAGCCAGATAATACTGAATGACGGTCGCACAGGGTTCTGAGACAACTTTATTTATAGACACCAGAATTTGAGTTGATACAATTCGCATGTGTCATAAAaatcttcttcttttgtttctcaaccatctaaaatgtaaaaattgttgCAGGTTGGGCCCAGGGACTATAGTTGATCTAGAACAGCCAGGCTTGGAAACCCCTTTTGGTCTCGGTGATGTGAATCATTTTTGAGGGGTCTCACTACACTCACAGGGAAGCGTGGACCCTTGACGACACGGCTGGACAGTGGTTTCTGGATTTGAATATGCTCTTCAAAATGTAACGAGGGACTCCAGGGATTGAAGCGGGATATCATGCCACAGGCACTGAAGCATCCTCGACGGTCTTTTAACTGCAGATTAATCCATCTAAATCTTGGGAAACTTAGCGTTCTGGTCGTGCAGAGAAAACTCTCACCCAAGTATCTTCCTGTAAACCACGTTTCTCAACTTCAGCACTACTGACCGGTTGGACCAAGTAACTCTTCTGTGggggcatccctggcctctgccctcggttggttaagcgtccaactctggatctcggctcaggtcatgtctcacggttcgtgggttcgagccccgcgtcgggctctgtgctgacggctcggagcctggaacctgcttcggattctgggtctccctctctctgcccctcccctgctcgtgctctgtctctttctcctttaaaaataaataaacattaaaaaaagtttaaaatatatatatatatctaaaaaatgtatttaaaaaaatttttttaatgtttatttatttttgagacagagagagacagagcatgaacgggggggggggaggggggggtggccagagagagagggagacacagaatcggaagcaggctccaggctccgagccatcagcccagagcccgacgcgggacttgaactcacggaccacgagatcgtgacctgagtcgaagtcggccgcttaaccgactgagccacccaggcgcccctaaaaaatgtattttaaaaaaagtctgtaaACATAGCCAAGGGCCCCTGGCTCTAAGTCAGCTGTgtcaatagaactttctgtgatgatagaaatgtGCTCTCTCCAGGCTACCTAGTACCACTGAGTGCTTGAATACTCAGTACTTGTGTGTACCGAGTACTTGAAATGCGCTAGTGTGCCTGGGGAGCCAAAtctctacttttatttaattttaattccttgaAAGTTAAATTTGAGTAGCCAGTAATGGCCACCAGATTAGATGGTGCTGCTGTAACCTCAGGACCATtaccgccccccccacccacccacccccagcacccacccCATCACTGTGTAGGTCACGAGAGGAAGCACAGCTTTGTGCCTGCAGCAGGGACTCAAGTCAGACGTGGAATCTGaggctcattcatttatttagttaacgaattcattgagcacctactgcatgCCTCGGGATAGACATACAGATGAATGGGAGGAATAAAATCCCTTCGGGGACCTGCATTATCCCGTTGAGAACAGACCAAAAcgtaaatgtaaataaagtaaatgaaagcCATGATCCGGGCTCTATGCAATAGAAAAAGCGGGGTTGGGAGAGGTTCTCCTTTAGATCAGATATCCAGCGATGGCTGTCCAAAGCGCCACTTAAATGCACTTTGCAATGTGGATTGCTTAACACAGTGCACGGTGCCTGGAACAGAACAAAGACTTAGTGAATGTGACCCACTTTGCCTTTTAAAAGCCAGCACTCCTTGACCTTGTAAGACATTTACTATGCGGCAGGTACCCTCGGAATCGTTATAACAAGGTTGTctctattatccccattttacagatgaggaaaactgagtcCCACTAACTTGTTCAACATTACACATCTATGTTATGAGAACGCTAGGATCAGAACCCAGACAACCAAAGTAGAACCCAACCAGTGCCTGCTGGTACGTGAATGTGAGCAGCACGTTTGAATTTTCCAGAGCCAAAATATACTAGCATCAGTTTTTAAATATGCCTCACAAATTAGAGATAGGGAGGTAACAACATGTGCCTTCCTGTCCTGGAGAAGGACTTCTGCAGTCTTCACCTCTTGATGGAAATCTCCTGGCCACTGAGAATTCTTCAGTAACAAATTGTAACTTGTCTTGAATGTGTAGAAATCTCTGGTGTTTAGATACAATGGAAAACATCGCTTTTGCTTCATGATTCCTGAAATACGAGGAGCTGGGTCAGCTGGGAGACTCACAGATGCAAACAACCGAGAAACTTTACCTCAACGTTTCCCCTGCCCTGTACACCTTCACCATCACGACGAGGCTGCCTCATCTGACCGCATTCATGCCAACGTGATCTTCAAAAGGCAGTGGATTCCCATCATTCCAGAATTGCATATTTTAGCTGCCCACGAAAGCTTATTTccaacccccaaatcaatactcTGGGTATTTTCTCAGTCATTTGCAGACCTATGCAAAGAGCAGTGCCCGGTACACattgcaatttcttttttctttaagatttaaaaaaacatttatttattgagagagagggagagagcaagcacaagcaggggaggggcagagagggagagagagaatcccaagcaggctccgtgctcagctcagagctcaacgcggagctcgatctcacaaatcgtgagaccacgaccttagccgaaatcaaagaggactctcaaccgactgggccagcaaggtgcccctaaagagtttatttattttatttaatttttttaatttaattttttattttttaaaatttacatcgaaattagttagcatatagtgcaacaatgatttcaggagtagatgctttagtgcccctgacccatttagcctttcccccctcccacaacccctccagtaaccctctgttctccatattgttgagtctcttctgttttgtccccctccctgtttttatattatttttgtttcccttcccttctgttcatctgttttgtctcttaaagtcctcatatgagtgaagtcattgtgacttttgtctttctgtgactaatttcacttagcataataccctccggttccatccacgtagtggcaaatggcaagatttcattcttttcgattgccgagtaatactccattgtatatatataccacatcttctttctccattcatccattgatggacatttgggctctttccatactttggttactGTCAATAGTactgctagaaacatgggggtgcatgtgtcccttcgaaacagcacacctgtatcccttggataaatgcctagtagtgcaattgctgggtcgtagggtagttctatttttaattttctgaggaacctccatactgttttccagagtggctgcaccagcttgcattcctaccagcagcgcaaaagagatcctctttctccgcatcctcgccaacatctgttgttgcctcagttgttaatgagccattttgacaggtgggaggtggtatctcatagtggttttgatttgtctttccctgatgatgagtgatgttgagcgttttttcatgtgtcggttggccatctggatgtcttctttggagaagtgtctgttcatgtcttttgcccatttcttcactggattatttgttttttgggtgttgagtttgataagttctttatagattttggatactaaccctttagctGATCTgtcatttttaagtaacctccacacccaaggcagggcttgaactcgcaacgccgagatcaagagtcgcacgcattgactgagccagccaggcaccctccacCCCTATCATTGCAATTTCTCACTTCAGCTCTCATGCTGTACCCATGTCCTTTCCCCCACCTATTTGTTGCCATGTTTCGCATatctttgtgctttttgttggagACTGCGTTGCTTAGAATGGGCAGGGGAGGTTCTGACAAGTTCTGAAGCAGGGGAAGACTGGCATGTGCCTTTGGAGGCAAATCCTAGTGTTAATTAGGCTTCCTTCAGGCATGAGTTACAGTGATGTTGGCCATGAgctcaatgttaatgaatcaccATTGtgtattaaat
This region includes:
- the LOC102968777 gene encoding HIG1 domain family member 1A, mitochondrial-like encodes the protein MSLVVHLRAAEVAFLEFCARTETGWGLRVPVVAPSSVTLSTGTDVSLSLYDDQGSRRIRRAREAPFVPSGMAGLAAIAAYGPYPLKSREDTRRSVQLIHVCVAAQGFVVGAMTLGVGYSVCKEFWEKPKP